In Schlegelella aquatica, one DNA window encodes the following:
- the lysS gene encoding lysine--tRNA ligase has protein sequence MTERATPASHPEAPTADENQLIAERREKLAALRRQGVAFPNDFKPRHHAADLHAQFDARPGDELEALHVNVSVAGRMMLKRVMGKASFATLQDASGRIQLYITKDRVGEALYDAFKHWDLGDILGAEGLLFKTKTGELSIQVTTLRLLTKSLRPLPDKFHGMTDQEQKYRQRYVDLMTDEQARARFVARSKAVASIRQYMTEHGFLEVETPMLHPIPGGANAKPFVTHHNALDQQMFLRIAPELYLKRLVVGGFERVFEINRNFRNEGISIRHNPEFTMMEFYAAYWNYHDLMDYTEALLRHAAQQATGSTLLTYQGRTVDLGQPFARLTIRDAILRHAPRVDDAQIDDPAYLRSELKILGIEAPEHWSLAQLQFAVFEELVEEKLWEPTYIIDHPVEVSPLARASDTNPAITERFELYITGREIANGFSELNDPEDQAARFHAQVAAKDAGDEEAMFFDADYIRALEYGLPPTGGCGIGIDRLIMLLTDSPNIRDVILFPALRREG, from the coding sequence ATGACCGAACGCGCCACGCCCGCTTCCCACCCCGAGGCCCCCACCGCCGATGAGAACCAGCTGATCGCCGAACGCCGGGAGAAACTCGCGGCGCTGCGGCGCCAGGGAGTGGCCTTCCCCAACGACTTCAAGCCCCGCCATCACGCGGCCGACCTGCACGCGCAGTTCGACGCACGCCCCGGCGACGAGCTGGAGGCGCTGCACGTCAACGTGAGCGTGGCCGGACGCATGATGCTCAAGCGGGTGATGGGCAAGGCCAGCTTCGCCACCCTGCAGGACGCCAGCGGACGCATCCAGCTCTACATCACCAAGGACCGCGTCGGCGAAGCGCTGTACGACGCCTTCAAGCACTGGGACCTGGGCGACATCCTCGGCGCCGAGGGCCTGCTGTTCAAGACCAAGACCGGCGAACTCTCGATCCAGGTCACGACGCTGCGGCTGCTCACCAAGAGCCTGCGCCCGCTGCCGGACAAGTTCCACGGCATGACCGACCAGGAACAGAAGTACCGCCAGCGCTATGTGGACCTGATGACCGACGAGCAGGCGCGTGCCCGCTTCGTCGCGCGCAGCAAGGCGGTCGCCTCGATCCGGCAGTACATGACCGAGCACGGCTTCCTCGAGGTCGAGACGCCGATGCTGCATCCCATCCCGGGTGGCGCGAACGCCAAGCCCTTCGTCACGCACCACAACGCGCTGGACCAGCAGATGTTCCTGCGCATCGCGCCGGAGCTCTACCTCAAGCGCCTGGTCGTCGGCGGCTTCGAGCGGGTGTTCGAGATCAACCGCAACTTCCGCAACGAGGGGATCTCGATCCGCCACAACCCCGAGTTCACGATGATGGAGTTCTATGCGGCGTACTGGAACTACCACGACCTGATGGACTACACCGAGGCGCTGCTGCGGCACGCGGCGCAGCAGGCCACCGGCTCGACCCTGCTCACCTACCAGGGCCGCACCGTCGATCTGGGCCAGCCGTTCGCGCGGCTCACCATCCGCGACGCGATCCTGCGCCACGCGCCGCGCGTCGACGATGCGCAGATCGACGACCCCGCCTACCTGCGCTCGGAACTCAAGATCCTCGGCATCGAGGCCCCCGAGCACTGGAGCCTCGCGCAACTGCAATTCGCCGTCTTCGAGGAGCTGGTCGAGGAAAAGCTCTGGGAGCCGACTTACATCATCGACCACCCGGTCGAGGTCTCGCCGCTCGCACGCGCCTCCGACACCAACCCGGCAATCACCGAGCGCTTCGAGCTCTACATCACCGGCCGCGAGATCGCCAACGGGTTTTCCGAGCTGAACGACCCGGAAGACCAGGCCGCGCGCTTCCACGCGCAGGTGGCAGCCAAGGACGCCGGCGACGAGGAGGCCATGTTCTTCGACGCCGACTACATCCGCGCGCTGGAGTACGGCCTGCCGCCCACCGGCGGCTGCGGCATCGGCATCGACCGCCTCATCATGCTGCTGACCGACTCGCCCAACATCCGCGACGTCATCCTCTTCCCGGCCCTGCGGCGCGAAGGCTGA
- a CDS encoding DUF3429 domain-containing protein: protein MREAGAQAPNPVALKLGYAGLLPFLIGAALVWLVHAEVQPYATLLLAGYGAVIVSFLGGIHWGLGFRQQVPSPGPFVWGVVPSLVAWVAVVMPAYAGLVVLGVMLVVCYLVDRRAYPRHGLAAWLTLRFRLTAVAALSCFLGAAGS from the coding sequence ATGCGTGAGGCTGGAGCCCAGGCTCCGAACCCGGTGGCGTTGAAGCTCGGCTATGCGGGCCTGCTGCCGTTCCTGATCGGGGCCGCCCTGGTGTGGCTCGTGCACGCCGAAGTGCAGCCGTATGCGACCTTGCTGCTGGCCGGCTACGGGGCGGTGATCGTGTCGTTCCTGGGCGGCATCCATTGGGGCCTGGGTTTTCGCCAGCAGGTGCCCTCGCCGGGGCCGTTCGTGTGGGGCGTGGTGCCCTCCCTGGTGGCCTGGGTGGCGGTGGTGATGCCTGCCTATGCAGGCCTCGTCGTGCTGGGCGTCATGCTCGTCGTGTGCTACCTGGTGGACCGCCGCGCCTACCCGCGCCACGGCCTCGCGGCCTGGCTCACCTTGCGGTTCCGCCTGACGGCGGTGGCCGCGCTGTCGTGCTTCCTCGGCGCGGCGGGCAGTTGA
- a CDS encoding enoyl-CoA hydratase, with the protein MTYELIQTEVRGSGALRYALITLNRPKQLNALNDALMDELGAALKAFDADDGIGCIIVTGSDKAFAAGADIAAMAKYEYMDVFRGDFITRNWETMKTVRKPVIAAVAGYALGGGCELAMMCDFIIAADNAKFGQPEIKIGIIPGAGGTQRLPRAVGKAKAMDLVLTARMMDAAEAERAGLVSRVVPAERLLEEACAAAESICGFSLPSILAAKECVNRAFESPLSDGLLFERRSFHALFATEDQKEGMDAFLTKRAPQFKHR; encoded by the coding sequence GTGACGTACGAACTGATCCAGACCGAGGTGCGCGGCAGCGGCGCCTTGCGGTATGCCCTCATCACGCTCAACCGGCCCAAGCAGCTCAATGCGCTCAACGATGCCTTGATGGACGAACTCGGCGCGGCGCTCAAGGCGTTCGATGCCGACGACGGCATCGGCTGCATCATCGTCACCGGCAGCGACAAGGCCTTCGCCGCGGGGGCCGACATCGCCGCGATGGCGAAGTACGAGTACATGGACGTCTTCCGCGGCGACTTCATCACCCGCAACTGGGAGACGATGAAGACGGTGCGCAAGCCGGTCATCGCCGCGGTGGCCGGCTACGCGCTGGGCGGCGGCTGCGAGCTGGCGATGATGTGCGACTTCATCATCGCGGCCGACAACGCCAAGTTCGGCCAGCCCGAGATCAAGATCGGCATCATCCCGGGCGCCGGCGGCACGCAGCGCCTGCCGCGCGCCGTGGGCAAGGCCAAGGCCATGGACCTGGTGCTGACGGCGCGCATGATGGATGCAGCCGAGGCCGAGCGCGCCGGGCTGGTGTCGCGCGTGGTGCCGGCCGAGCGGCTGCTGGAGGAGGCGTGCGCGGCGGCCGAGTCGATCTGCGGCTTCTCGCTGCCCAGCATCCTGGCCGCCAAGGAATGCGTGAACCGCGCGTTCGAAAGCCCGCTCAGCGACGGCCTGCTGTTCGAGCGCCGCTCGTTCCATGCGCTCTTCGCGACCGAGGACCAGAAGGAAGGCATGGACGCCTTCCTGACCAAGCGGGCGCCGCAGTTCAAGCATCGGTGA
- a CDS encoding polysaccharide biosynthesis C-terminal domain-containing protein — MTPRPLARGAISHLATRLASVGLGLLVLVAVARQGPQVQGVFSLLVATEALFAALLSGLGLAAARRVSHHREAASRWLGGAVLLALGCGSVGGLAFWSAGAAAFAGEAAYAFLPLLALAAPWVVLIPTVSGLCLGLGWMAPINLLTLGPPLLTLAGLGAARLAGIEWDATAVAAIWLGARAAVGIGAAAWAWWHFGAERPDWAAWRGLARFCTVVGLTNLVSWLNYRADLFIVERYTGLASAGIYSVAVSVAELLWFVSSSVTAAAYAKLGAPEREEAAALTVRLMHLNLVVLLLAAPVLALLAAWALPAWLGPAYGQAVPLLLVLLPGVWAYASASTLSAYYTNGLGRPQWSAAVAGCSLAVNVAACLWLVPRVGALGGALATTLSYLLAIAWGVWQFRTHAALRWRELLWPDWRHLGADLWPGRREAGPAAR; from the coding sequence ATGACCCCTCGCCCCCTTGCCCGCGGTGCGATCTCGCACTTGGCCACCCGCCTCGCGTCGGTCGGCCTGGGGTTGCTCGTGCTCGTGGCGGTGGCGCGGCAGGGGCCGCAGGTGCAAGGTGTGTTCTCGCTGCTGGTGGCGACCGAGGCCCTCTTCGCCGCGCTGCTCTCGGGGCTGGGCCTGGCAGCCGCGCGGCGGGTTTCGCACCACCGGGAGGCGGCCTCGCGCTGGCTGGGCGGGGCGGTGCTGCTGGCGCTCGGCTGCGGCAGCGTGGGGGGCCTGGCCTTCTGGTCGGCCGGCGCCGCCGCGTTCGCGGGCGAGGCGGCCTACGCCTTCCTGCCGCTGCTGGCGCTGGCCGCCCCCTGGGTGGTGCTGATCCCGACGGTCTCGGGCCTGTGCCTGGGCCTGGGCTGGATGGCGCCGATCAACCTGTTGACCCTCGGCCCGCCGCTGCTGACGCTCGCGGGTTTGGGGGCGGCGCGCCTGGCGGGCATCGAGTGGGACGCGACGGCCGTCGCGGCGATCTGGCTCGGCGCGCGGGCGGCGGTCGGCATCGGCGCAGCCGCGTGGGCCTGGTGGCACTTCGGTGCCGAGCGGCCCGACTGGGCGGCATGGCGGGGGCTGGCGCGCTTTTGCACGGTGGTGGGGCTCACCAACCTGGTGAGCTGGCTCAACTACCGGGCCGATCTCTTCATCGTCGAGCGCTACACGGGGCTCGCGAGCGCGGGCATCTACTCGGTGGCGGTGTCCGTGGCGGAGCTGCTGTGGTTCGTGTCGTCGTCGGTGACGGCAGCCGCCTACGCGAAGCTGGGGGCGCCCGAGCGCGAGGAGGCCGCGGCGCTGACGGTGCGCCTCATGCATCTGAACCTGGTGGTGTTGCTGCTGGCCGCTCCGGTGCTGGCGCTGCTGGCCGCGTGGGCACTGCCGGCGTGGCTGGGGCCGGCCTACGGGCAGGCGGTGCCGCTGCTGCTCGTGCTGCTGCCGGGCGTGTGGGCCTATGCCTCGGCCTCGACGCTGTCGGCCTACTACACCAACGGGCTGGGGCGGCCGCAGTGGTCGGCCGCGGTGGCGGGTTGTTCGCTGGCCGTCAACGTGGCCGCCTGCCTGTGGCTGGTGCCGCGCGTCGGCGCCCTCGGCGGGGCGCTGGCCACGACGCTGTCGTATCTGCTCGCCATCGCCTGGGGCGTGTGGCAGTTCCGGACCCACGCCGCCCTGCGGTGGCGCGAGCTGCTGTGGCCCGATTGGCGGCACCTGGGCGCCGACTTGTGGCCGGGGCGCCGCGAGGCGGGGCCCGCTGCCCGGTAG
- a CDS encoding acyltransferase: MLKYLLLSFLRHLVRPRMVYGYRRADGTWLAHTRISTATDIENPQQLVIEDHVFIGHFNFIDASGGLHLGEGTQVTNHVSILSHSSHRAGRLMGRAYWGEPQPVGFVRQPTHIGPYCFLGAGSVVMPGSRLGRGVLVRAHSYVDGSFPDYAVVAGQPAVVVGDVRELDRRWIEEHPHIASLYCGVGWQAALRPTPQDPGKEGDA; this comes from the coding sequence ATGCTCAAGTACCTGTTGCTGTCCTTCCTGCGCCATCTGGTGCGTCCGCGCATGGTCTACGGCTATCGCCGTGCGGACGGGACCTGGCTCGCGCACACGCGCATCAGCACCGCCACCGACATCGAGAACCCACAGCAGCTGGTGATCGAGGACCACGTCTTCATCGGCCATTTCAACTTCATCGATGCGTCCGGGGGGCTGCACCTGGGGGAGGGCACGCAGGTGACCAACCACGTGTCCATCCTTTCGCACTCCAGCCACCGCGCGGGCCGGTTGATGGGGCGCGCCTACTGGGGTGAGCCGCAGCCGGTGGGCTTCGTGCGGCAGCCCACCCACATCGGGCCGTACTGCTTCCTCGGCGCGGGCAGCGTGGTCATGCCCGGCTCGCGCCTGGGGCGCGGGGTGTTGGTGCGCGCGCACAGCTACGTGGACGGCAGCTTTCCCGACTACGCCGTCGTCGCCGGTCAGCCCGCGGTGGTGGTGGGCGACGTGCGCGAGCTCGACCGCCGCTGGATCGAGGAGCATCCGCACATCGCGAGCCTCTATTGCGGCGTGGGGTGGCAGGCCGCGCTGCGTCCGACCCCGCAAGATCCGGGGAAGGAGGGCGACGCATGA
- a CDS encoding NAD(P)/FAD-dependent oxidoreductase, giving the protein MDDLANSSCEALVIGAGPAGLMAAIYLLRFHREVRVYGSAASRAVRIPRSHNFPGFPGGIPGEELLHRLRQQLAELGGRVEELRVSRLDRTAGGEFVAQVGAQAIRASAVVLATGVEDVLPAVEGVEALLAERRARFCPICDGHESAGRRVAVLGLGAHGWREAEFIRHYASEVTLVQLPQAQVAGGVPPGVGEGGAEAAQADAVSPGITVWSGMCRRLALASVEREAQWRASGLPGAGGPVLIEMENGRAGEFDVVYVALGVRARSELAQALGAELDARGGVQIDDHARTSVPGVYAVGDVASALDQIVVGMAHAALAATDIHNRLRRRDGKDCSLACAGSGNPAAPRR; this is encoded by the coding sequence ATGGACGACCTTGCGAACTCCTCCTGCGAGGCCCTCGTGATCGGTGCCGGGCCGGCGGGCCTGATGGCTGCGATCTACCTGCTGCGCTTTCACCGCGAGGTGCGCGTGTACGGCTCCGCAGCGAGCCGCGCGGTGCGCATTCCCCGCTCGCACAACTTCCCCGGCTTTCCGGGCGGCATCCCGGGCGAGGAGCTGCTGCACCGACTGCGCCAGCAACTGGCCGAGCTGGGCGGGCGTGTGGAGGAGCTGCGCGTGAGCCGCCTGGACCGCACGGCGGGCGGTGAGTTCGTGGCGCAGGTGGGGGCGCAGGCGATCCGCGCATCCGCCGTCGTGCTCGCCACCGGGGTGGAGGACGTGCTGCCGGCAGTCGAAGGGGTGGAGGCTCTGCTCGCCGAGCGCCGCGCGCGCTTTTGCCCGATCTGCGACGGGCACGAGAGCGCCGGGCGGCGGGTGGCGGTGCTCGGCCTGGGTGCCCACGGTTGGCGCGAGGCGGAGTTCATACGGCACTACGCGAGCGAGGTGACCCTCGTGCAGTTGCCCCAGGCCCAGGTGGCGGGGGGTGTGCCCCCGGGGGTGGGCGAAGGCGGGGCCGAGGCTGCACAGGCCGACGCGGTGTCGCCGGGGATCACGGTGTGGAGCGGGATGTGTCGCCGGCTCGCCCTCGCCTCGGTCGAGCGCGAGGCGCAATGGCGGGCGTCGGGCCTGCCCGGCGCGGGCGGGCCGGTCCTCATCGAGATGGAGAACGGGCGCGCCGGGGAGTTCGACGTGGTGTACGTGGCGCTCGGCGTGCGCGCGCGGTCGGAACTGGCCCAGGCCCTCGGGGCCGAGTTGGACGCGCGCGGCGGCGTCCAGATCGACGATCACGCCCGGACCTCGGTGCCGGGTGTCTACGCGGTGGGCGACGTCGCGTCGGCGCTGGATCAAATCGTCGTCGGGATGGCCCATGCGGCGCTCGCGGCCACGGACATCCACAACCGGCTGCGGCGCAGGGACGGCAAAGACTGCTCGCTTGCGTGCGCAGGCTCAGGGAACCCTGCCGCGCCCCGGCGATGA
- a CDS encoding DUF3108 domain-containing protein produces the protein MVGSVALTFGGRPRPAWRRPAWWAVLVLVVLAHAGVVRQAGQWLAPVGSGESEPPRMQAVYTRRIELQAPPAVAPRAAAPAPRGQQRAAARVPARAAPASAAEVAQAASAQAASAPAEPDAPRDEEGASAATAEEHATAHVPGETPGGGETQAQAQVPETATGAAQSPGAAAAGAPAFEWPVSTRLSYTMQGYYRGEVRGSAQVEWLREGSRYEVHVEVIVGPRAASLMGRRMSSRGEITPAGLVPRRYDEDTRLGFAHRHAIIEFGAGRARLASGRDVEAPPGVQDAASQFVQLTYRLTVEPQLLQVGRVIDFPLALPKRLDRWYYEVVALETLATPLGPVEAYHLVPRREFPTRDALLAEMWFAPQLQYLPVRIRIRQDADTYIDLMIDRLPEQAAGVPAPTPPSGKPP, from the coding sequence ATGGTTGGGTCCGTCGCGTTGACCTTCGGCGGTCGGCCGCGCCCGGCGTGGCGCCGCCCGGCGTGGTGGGCCGTGCTCGTGCTCGTCGTGCTCGCGCACGCCGGCGTCGTGCGGCAGGCCGGGCAATGGCTGGCGCCTGTGGGCTCGGGCGAAAGCGAGCCGCCTCGCATGCAGGCGGTTTACACCCGCCGTATCGAACTGCAGGCGCCGCCGGCCGTGGCGCCGCGCGCCGCCGCTCCCGCGCCGCGCGGCCAACAACGTGCCGCCGCGCGTGTCCCCGCGAGGGCCGCCCCGGCGTCGGCGGCCGAGGTGGCGCAGGCCGCATCGGCGCAGGCCGCGTCGGCGCCCGCCGAGCCCGACGCCCCGCGGGACGAGGAGGGCGCGTCTGCCGCGACCGCGGAGGAGCATGCGACGGCTCACGTCCCCGGTGAGACGCCGGGCGGCGGTGAAACGCAGGCCCAAGCGCAGGTGCCCGAAACCGCGACCGGGGCGGCGCAGTCGCCGGGCGCCGCAGCCGCCGGGGCGCCGGCGTTCGAATGGCCGGTGTCCACCCGCCTCAGCTACACGATGCAGGGCTACTACCGCGGAGAGGTGCGGGGCAGCGCGCAGGTCGAGTGGCTGCGCGAGGGGTCCCGCTACGAGGTCCATGTGGAGGTGATCGTGGGCCCGCGTGCGGCCTCGCTGATGGGCCGGCGCATGAGCAGCCGTGGAGAGATCACGCCGGCCGGGTTGGTGCCGCGGCGTTACGACGAGGACACGCGCCTGGGCTTTGCGCACCGCCATGCGATCATCGAGTTCGGGGCCGGCCGCGCGAGGCTCGCCTCGGGCCGGGACGTGGAGGCTCCCCCGGGCGTGCAGGACGCGGCGAGCCAGTTCGTGCAGCTGACCTACCGCCTCACCGTCGAGCCGCAGTTGCTGCAGGTGGGCCGCGTCATCGACTTCCCGCTCGCCTTGCCCAAGCGCCTGGACCGCTGGTATTACGAGGTGGTCGCGTTGGAGACGCTCGCCACGCCGCTCGGGCCGGTGGAGGCCTACCACCTCGTGCCGCGGCGCGAGTTCCCGACGCGCGATGCGCTGCTGGCCGAGATGTGGTTCGCGCCGCAACTGCAATACCTGCCGGTGCGCATCCGCATCCGGCAGGACGCCGACACGTACATCGATTTGATGATCGACCGGCTGCCGGAGCAGGCCGCGGGAGTGCCTGCGCCTACTCCGCCGTCAGGAAAGCCGCCTTGA
- a CDS encoding M61 family metallopeptidase has translation MIVHRIEPLDLHAHLFRVVLKVAEPGDLVRLTLPVWIPGSYLVREFARHVHGLEARQQGERRTVRQLDKASWEVKCTGRAPLEVEYRVYAFDLSVRAAYLDARRGFFNGTSMFLRVEGREDEPQQVELRRLPRGWQAATSLPAVKVDARGQGLYQAADYDELVDHPVELGHFWRGEFRAAGVPHEFVVSGALPGFDAERLLADARRICETQIAFWHGRRRPPFSRYVFLLNAMDDAYGGLEHRASTALVCARRDLPRRDEPGTPDAYVTLLGLISHEYFHTWNVKRLRPAEFARYDYSRENYTELLWFFEGFTSYYDDLFLVRAGLIDEARYLKLLAKAVNQVLATPGRQLQSVAEASFDAWVKYYRPDENTVNATVSYYTKGSLVALALDLTLRREGAHLDDAMRALWQASGAGPISEADIARALQEVGGRSYARELRRWVHGTQDLPLAELLEPFGVQWQTQPAGWPQRVGVRSHDTGGAVQIKSVMRGSAAERAGLAAGDEILAVGNWRLRKLEDLALYASAGEPCELLVSRDQRLLRLQLDVPAERAAHQVQLAVDPRASADRVARRRAWLGPSR, from the coding sequence ATGATCGTTCATCGCATCGAACCTCTGGACCTGCATGCGCACCTGTTCCGCGTCGTGCTGAAAGTGGCCGAGCCGGGCGACCTCGTCCGGCTCACCCTGCCGGTGTGGATCCCGGGCAGCTACCTCGTGCGCGAGTTCGCGCGCCACGTGCACGGACTGGAGGCTCGCCAGCAGGGCGAGCGCCGCACGGTGCGGCAGCTAGACAAGGCCAGCTGGGAGGTGAAATGCACCGGACGCGCCCCGCTCGAGGTCGAGTACCGCGTTTATGCCTTCGACCTCTCCGTGCGGGCGGCCTACTTGGACGCGCGGCGCGGCTTCTTCAACGGCACCAGCATGTTCTTGCGCGTCGAGGGGCGCGAGGACGAGCCGCAGCAGGTGGAACTGCGCCGCCTGCCGCGCGGGTGGCAGGCCGCGACGTCCTTGCCGGCGGTGAAGGTGGATGCGCGCGGGCAGGGGCTGTACCAGGCCGCCGACTATGACGAGCTGGTGGACCACCCCGTCGAGTTGGGACACTTCTGGCGCGGCGAGTTCAGGGCGGCCGGTGTGCCGCACGAGTTCGTGGTGAGCGGGGCGCTGCCGGGCTTCGACGCAGAGCGGTTGCTCGCCGATGCGAGGCGCATCTGCGAGACGCAGATCGCGTTCTGGCATGGCCGGCGTCGTCCGCCGTTTTCGCGCTATGTGTTCCTGCTCAACGCGATGGACGATGCCTACGGAGGGCTGGAGCACCGGGCGAGCACCGCGCTGGTGTGTGCGCGGCGTGACCTGCCTCGGCGCGACGAGCCCGGCACCCCGGACGCCTACGTGACGCTGCTCGGCCTCATCAGCCACGAATATTTCCATACCTGGAACGTCAAGCGCCTGCGGCCGGCGGAGTTCGCGCGCTACGACTACAGCCGGGAGAACTACACCGAGCTGCTGTGGTTCTTCGAGGGCTTCACGTCCTACTACGACGACTTGTTCCTGGTGCGCGCAGGACTGATCGACGAGGCGCGGTATCTCAAGCTGCTGGCCAAGGCGGTGAACCAGGTGCTCGCCACGCCCGGCAGGCAGCTGCAGTCGGTGGCCGAGGCGAGCTTCGACGCCTGGGTGAAGTACTACCGCCCGGACGAGAACACGGTCAACGCCACGGTGAGCTACTACACGAAGGGCTCGCTCGTCGCGCTGGCCCTCGACCTGACCCTGCGACGCGAGGGTGCCCACCTCGACGACGCGATGCGCGCGCTGTGGCAGGCAAGCGGGGCGGGGCCCATCAGCGAGGCCGACATCGCGCGGGCGTTGCAGGAGGTGGGGGGCCGCTCCTACGCCCGCGAGCTGCGCCGTTGGGTGCACGGCACGCAGGATCTGCCGCTGGCCGAACTGCTCGAACCGTTCGGCGTGCAATGGCAGACGCAGCCTGCGGGCTGGCCCCAGCGCGTGGGCGTGCGCAGCCACGACACGGGCGGCGCCGTGCAGATCAAGTCGGTGATGCGCGGCAGCGCCGCCGAGCGCGCCGGGCTCGCGGCAGGCGACGAGATCCTTGCCGTCGGCAACTGGCGGCTGCGCAAGCTCGAGGATCTGGCCCTCTACGCGAGCGCCGGCGAACCGTGCGAGCTGCTGGTCTCGCGCGACCAGCGGCTGCTGAGGCTGCAGCTGGACGTGCCGGCCGAACGGGCGGCGCACCAGGTGCAACTGGCCGTCGACCCGCGGGCCTCGGCGGACCGCGTGGCGCGGCGACGCGCATGGTTGGGTCCGTCGCGTTGA
- a CDS encoding glycosyltransferase, with amino-acid sequence MRTGRTAHLLFLADATSVHTQRWVGAMAARGWRCTVVSRLPHEVPGAEVIALGTGEGNAQWLAAAPRVRSLAHRLRPDVVHGHYITSYGFWAAACGVQPLVLTGWGSDILVSPRESRLVRLLTGWTLRRARLITADSRDMLTEIATYAPRARLEQVYWGADTDKFHPVAKAPWPFRIVSLRAWEPNYHIDVIVEAVALLRQAEPGAAIELHLLGGGSMEAPLRSLVRARGLEPFVHFHGKVDEDRMAALVNQASVSVSVPASDATSVSLLESMASGLPVVVSDLPANRQWVDAAGGFVVPAGQPAPLADALKALLREPRLAEQMGRRNRATVERQASRRSQMDRMDVLYRQVLGWTP; translated from the coding sequence ATGAGGACGGGCAGGACCGCGCATCTGCTGTTCCTCGCCGACGCGACCAGCGTGCACACCCAACGGTGGGTGGGCGCGATGGCTGCGCGCGGGTGGCGCTGCACGGTCGTCTCGCGCCTGCCGCACGAGGTGCCGGGGGCCGAGGTGATCGCGCTGGGCACCGGCGAGGGCAATGCGCAGTGGCTGGCCGCTGCGCCGCGCGTGCGATCGCTGGCGCACCGGCTGCGGCCCGACGTGGTGCACGGCCACTACATCACCTCCTACGGCTTCTGGGCGGCCGCCTGCGGCGTGCAGCCGCTCGTGCTGACCGGCTGGGGGTCGGACATCCTCGTCTCGCCGCGCGAGAGCCGGCTCGTGCGTCTGCTCACCGGCTGGACTTTGCGACGCGCGCGCCTCATCACGGCGGACAGCCGCGACATGCTGACCGAGATCGCCACCTACGCACCGCGTGCGAGACTGGAGCAGGTGTACTGGGGCGCGGACACCGACAAGTTCCACCCGGTGGCCAAGGCGCCCTGGCCCTTCCGCATCGTCAGCCTGCGCGCCTGGGAGCCGAACTACCACATCGACGTCATCGTCGAAGCCGTGGCCTTGCTGCGGCAGGCCGAGCCGGGCGCCGCGATCGAGTTGCACCTATTGGGCGGCGGCTCGATGGAAGCGCCCTTGCGGTCGCTCGTGCGGGCGCGGGGGTTGGAGCCGTTCGTGCATTTCCACGGCAAGGTGGACGAAGACCGCATGGCCGCGCTCGTCAACCAGGCGAGCGTGAGCGTGTCGGTGCCCGCGAGCGACGCCACCTCGGTGTCGCTGCTCGAATCGATGGCCTCCGGTTTGCCGGTGGTCGTCTCGGACCTGCCCGCCAACCGGCAGTGGGTGGACGCCGCCGGCGGCTTCGTCGTGCCGGCCGGCCAGCCTGCGCCGTTGGCCGACGCCCTGAAGGCGCTCCTGCGCGAGCCGCGCCTGGCCGAGCAGATGGGCCGACGCAACCGCGCGACGGTGGAAAGGCAGGCCTCGCGGCGCAGTCAGATGGACCGCATGGACGTGCTGTACCGTCAGGTGCTGGGGTGGACGCCGTGA